Proteins encoded by one window of Rhodobacteraceae bacterium IMCC1335:
- the ugpC gene encoding sn-glycerol-3-phosphate ABC transporter ATP-binding protein UgpC, whose protein sequence is MHSVEIKKLDLNFGSVNVLHNLDLNVHKGEFLVLLGSSGCGKSTLLNCIAGLLDITDGQILINGTNVTWAEPSERGIGMVFQSYALYPQMNVEGNLSFGLKNTKMPKEEIKARVARAAEILQIEPLLSRKPAALSGGQRQRVAIGRALVRDVDVFLFDEPLSNLDAKLRADLRVEIKRLHQQLGNTMIYVTHDQIEAMTLADRIAVMRSGKIMQLASPNDIYNRPRNKYVANFIGSPSMNFLDGQIQDNHFIFEDVKLPLDRYEFSEQPANNCAATIGIRPEHVIVGDLSAKAPYHTQVTVDLVEPMGSDTIVDCTVSGAYFRFRMDGQARVKPGDLVSIGFDPKQASLFDPASELRL, encoded by the coding sequence ATGCATTCGGTAGAAATAAAAAAATTAGACCTGAATTTTGGATCTGTAAATGTTCTGCACAATTTGGACCTTAATGTTCATAAGGGCGAGTTTCTGGTGCTTTTGGGATCGTCAGGATGCGGCAAGTCAACCCTGCTGAACTGTATTGCCGGATTGCTCGACATAACCGACGGGCAAATCCTGATCAATGGCACCAATGTCACTTGGGCCGAGCCATCAGAACGTGGTATCGGGATGGTTTTTCAATCCTACGCGCTTTATCCGCAAATGAACGTTGAGGGGAATTTATCCTTTGGCCTGAAAAACACGAAAATGCCTAAAGAGGAGATCAAAGCGCGTGTGGCTCGGGCCGCCGAAATTTTGCAGATCGAACCCTTGCTCTCCCGCAAACCCGCCGCGCTTTCTGGCGGGCAGCGCCAACGTGTAGCCATCGGGCGTGCTCTGGTGCGCGATGTCGATGTCTTTTTATTCGATGAGCCTCTGTCAAATCTGGATGCTAAGCTGCGTGCCGATTTACGCGTTGAAATCAAGCGTCTGCACCAACAATTGGGCAATACGATGATTTATGTTACGCATGATCAAATCGAGGCCATGACATTGGCCGACCGTATCGCGGTGATGCGCAGTGGCAAAATCATGCAGCTTGCTTCACCAAATGATATCTACAACCGCCCACGCAATAAATATGTAGCGAATTTCATCGGTTCGCCCTCAATGAACTTTCTGGATGGTCAGATCCAAGATAACCATTTTATCTTCGAAGACGTCAAATTGCCGCTCGATCGTTATGAATTCTCTGAACAGCCAGCCAATAACTGCGCCGCAACCATTGGGATCCGTCCAGAGCATGTGATCGTGGGGGATTTAAGCGCCAAGGCTCCTTATCACACACAAGTCACCGTTGATTTGGTCGAACCGATGGGCTCGGACACGATCGTTGATTGCACCGTAAGCGGGGCCTATTTCAGATTTCGGATGGATGGCCAAGCCCGCGTAAAACCAGGAGATCTTGTCAGCATAGGGTTTGACCCGAAACAAGCCTCTCTGTTTGATCCTGCTTCCGAATTGCGCCTTTAA
- a CDS encoding family 43 glycosylhydrolase: MIKNPVLPGFHPDPSFLRVGSDYYLATSTFEWYPGVRIYHSTNLGAWRLVATPLNRPALLDMRGNPDSGGVWAPCLSYADGLFWLVYTDVKRLDGAFKDTHNYITTCPRIDGEWSDPIYVNSSGFDPSLFHDDDGRKWLLNMVWNHGAHDTGSNPTHHRFDGIALQEWDPDKGLFGPIKNIWSGSQRGLTEAPHIFKRNGYYYLTTAEGGTGYGHAVSMARARHLEGPYEVHPEQHLMTHSATPDHAFQRIGHGQYVETQDGDAYHSFLMGRPIPDPDGVGRFCPLGRETGLERCVWKADNWLYLEESGQNVRANLPSSDQGQHSVQKAKTKTINYTFNHLHSDFQWLRTPFPERLFRLENNRLILIGRESIGSCFEQALLARRQQHLIYSAECQLEFAPQTYQQAAGLITYYNGHKFHALMLSHDQKLGRILTMFSCPGRYPNTDMDYPLAAPVPVAEGRVELRVQTDHAKQQFFWKQAEDWHPIGPVLNAACLSDEAGKGEGKSFTGNFVGMIAFDTSGLAAEAQFSRFSYTGAE, translated from the coding sequence GTGATCAAGAATCCGGTTTTACCAGGTTTTCATCCGGATCCGTCTTTTCTTCGGGTCGGTTCCGATTACTATCTAGCGACCTCTACCTTTGAATGGTATCCCGGGGTGCGCATTTATCATTCAACCAATCTTGGCGCGTGGCGCTTGGTGGCAACCCCTTTGAACAGGCCTGCGCTTTTAGACATGCGTGGAAACCCAGATTCAGGCGGTGTTTGGGCCCCGTGCCTCTCTTATGCGGACGGTTTATTTTGGTTGGTTTACACAGATGTGAAACGCTTGGACGGCGCTTTTAAGGATACGCATAATTATATCACAACCTGCCCGCGCATCGATGGCGAATGGTCTGATCCAATCTACGTAAACTCGTCGGGATTTGATCCGTCGCTTTTTCACGATGACGATGGCCGCAAATGGCTCTTGAATATGGTTTGGAATCATGGCGCGCATGATACAGGCTCTAACCCGACGCATCACCGTTTTGATGGCATAGCTCTGCAGGAATGGGACCCCGATAAAGGTTTGTTCGGACCCATTAAAAACATCTGGTCCGGAAGCCAAAGAGGGCTGACAGAAGCACCCCATATTTTCAAAAGAAACGGCTATTATTACCTAACCACCGCAGAGGGGGGAACCGGCTATGGGCACGCGGTGAGCATGGCGCGCGCGCGCCATCTAGAGGGGCCCTATGAGGTCCATCCAGAACAACATTTGATGACGCATAGCGCCACGCCTGACCACGCGTTTCAACGCATTGGGCACGGCCAATATGTTGAGACCCAAGACGGTGATGCCTATCACTCATTTTTGATGGGGCGGCCAATACCCGACCCAGATGGGGTTGGCCGTTTTTGTCCCTTGGGCCGTGAAACAGGATTAGAGCGCTGCGTTTGGAAAGCCGATAACTGGCTTTATCTTGAAGAATCTGGGCAAAACGTTCGGGCAAACCTGCCCAGCTCTGACCAAGGCCAGCACAGCGTTCAAAAAGCCAAAACCAAAACAATAAATTATACGTTCAATCACCTTCATTCTGATTTCCAATGGCTTAGAACGCCGTTTCCCGAAAGGTTATTTCGTTTAGAAAATAATCGTTTAATTTTAATAGGGCGGGAAAGCATCGGCAGTTGCTTTGAACAAGCATTGCTCGCGCGCCGCCAACAACATCTCATCTATTCCGCCGAATGCCAGCTGGAATTTGCGCCGCAAACCTATCAGCAAGCCGCCGGTTTGATCACCTATTATAACGGCCATAAATTTCATGCGCTCATGCTGTCTCATGATCAAAAACTTGGCCGGATATTAACCATGTTTTCCTGTCCGGGCCGCTATCCCAATACGGATATGGACTATCCACTTGCGGCGCCGGTGCCCGTCGCTGAGGGGCGGGTCGAATTACGCGTTCAAACCGATCATGCCAAGCAACAGTTTTTCTGGAAACAGGCTGAAGATTGGCATCCGATTGGCCCAGTTTTGAATGCAGCTTGCCTGTCAGATGAAGCCGGCAAAGGCGAAGGCAAGTCTTTTACAGGCAATTTCGTCGGTATGATTGCCTTTGATACGTCAGGTTTGGCCGCCGAAGCGCAATTTTCCCGCTTCAGCTATACTGGCGCCGAATAA
- a CDS encoding TIM barrel protein, giving the protein MPAHSMQLYSFRNFDLADTLQTLADLGLREVEGFGALYEDPSKTKALLDAYGLSMTTGHFDIDLVENEPENALNIAREFGMEAMILAFLKPERRPTDRAGWAAFGAHLETIGTPIRAAGLQFGWHNHDFEFIPLEDGTYPIEAILEAAPSLVLELDLAWVAVAGGSPVEWIERYKNRIISAHIKDHAPKGENLDEGGWADVGHGVLDWDEISACLRASGIGRYVLEHDNPKDGVRFATRSYEKLITF; this is encoded by the coding sequence ATGCCCGCACATTCCATGCAACTTTACTCGTTTCGAAATTTTGACTTAGCGGATACGCTGCAAACTCTGGCTGATCTGGGGTTGCGCGAGGTCGAGGGGTTCGGGGCATTATACGAAGATCCAAGTAAAACCAAAGCGCTGTTGGACGCATATGGCCTGTCAATGACCACCGGCCATTTCGACATAGATCTGGTTGAGAATGAACCAGAAAATGCCTTAAATATTGCACGTGAATTTGGCATGGAAGCCATGATCCTCGCCTTTTTAAAGCCCGAACGGCGACCAACAGATCGCGCAGGCTGGGCTGCCTTTGGCGCGCATCTTGAAACAATCGGTACGCCTATTCGTGCGGCGGGATTGCAGTTTGGCTGGCATAATCATGATTTCGAATTTATTCCCTTAGAGGATGGCACGTATCCGATTGAAGCCATTTTAGAGGCTGCGCCCTCGCTGGTTCTGGAACTTGATCTTGCTTGGGTGGCGGTTGCAGGGGGATCACCCGTAGAATGGATAGAGCGTTACAAAAATCGCATCATATCTGCGCATATCAAAGATCACGCCCCAAAGGGTGAAAACCTTGATGAAGGCGGTTGGGCTGATGTTGGGCATGGGGTGCTGGATTGGGATGAAATCAGCGCATGTTTACGCGCATCGGGCATTGGCCGTTATGTTCTGGAACATGACAATCCAAAAGATGGTGTGCGCTTTGCAACAAGATCCTACGAAAAACTGATAACCTTTTAA
- a CDS encoding gfo/Idh/MocA family oxidoreductase — MKKMGIGLIGCGNISTAYLQLASQFSPLEMRAVADLDMAAAKTQAEKFNLRALSVPELLASGDIDIIVNLTVPAAHFEITKQILQAGKHAFSEKPFVLSLQEGEALRKLADETGLRIGSAPDTFLGGAHQMARSLIDQGAIGEILSGTCHVMSRGMEAWHPNPDFFFQPGGGPVLDLGPYYITNLVQLIGPVKAVSAMASTGLKTRTIGTGARTGESIPVDTPTTHHALLEFQSGAIITLGASWDVCAHRHENMELYGSEGSLYLPDPNFFGGSVLYTDASGGTAQPKQNDHPFGITNTTDGQGEKRANYRCAGLADMAAAILENRPHRCSLDLAAHVVDVMTSILDSGEKKQWIELSTSCARPAALCKTEALKLLDQTAG, encoded by the coding sequence ATGAAGAAAATGGGCATTGGCCTTATTGGATGTGGTAATATCTCAACGGCTTATCTACAATTGGCATCGCAATTTTCACCCCTAGAAATGCGCGCTGTTGCAGATCTTGATATGGCTGCAGCCAAAACTCAGGCAGAAAAATTTAACCTCCGCGCGCTCAGCGTACCTGAACTACTTGCCAGCGGTGATATCGATATTATTGTGAATCTGACCGTACCAGCGGCGCATTTTGAGATCACAAAACAAATCCTACAAGCGGGAAAACATGCCTTTTCGGAAAAACCGTTTGTGCTCAGCTTGCAAGAAGGTGAGGCGTTGCGCAAATTGGCCGATGAAACGGGCTTGCGCATCGGTTCGGCGCCCGACACGTTTTTGGGCGGAGCCCATCAAATGGCGCGATCTTTGATTGATCAGGGCGCGATAGGAGAGATTTTAAGCGGCACCTGCCATGTCATGTCGCGGGGGATGGAAGCATGGCATCCGAACCCTGATTTTTTCTTTCAACCTGGTGGCGGGCCAGTGCTCGATTTAGGCCCTTATTACATTACGAATTTGGTGCAACTGATCGGGCCGGTCAAGGCGGTAAGCGCGATGGCCTCAACCGGCCTGAAAACCCGCACCATTGGCACCGGTGCGCGCACAGGAGAGAGCATACCCGTGGATACCCCCACCACGCATCATGCCTTACTCGAATTTCAATCCGGCGCGATTATAACGCTGGGTGCAAGCTGGGATGTTTGCGCACATCGGCACGAAAATATGGAGCTTTATGGCAGCGAAGGCTCGCTTTACCTGCCTGATCCCAATTTCTTCGGGGGCAGCGTGCTCTACACGGATGCAAGCGGGGGCACCGCGCAGCCCAAGCAAAATGATCATCCGTTCGGCATCACCAATACCACCGATGGACAAGGCGAAAAGCGGGCCAATTACCGCTGCGCCGGGCTTGCTGATATGGCGGCGGCAATTCTTGAAAACCGCCCGCATCGTTGTTCTTTGGATTTGGCAGCGCATGTCGTGGACGTGATGACGAGTATTCTGGATTCGGGTGAGAAAAAGCAGTGGATTGAGCTGTCAACCAGTTGCGCACGGCCCGCAGCGCTCTGTAAAACAGAGGCTTTAAAACTGCTAGATCAAACAGCGGGGTAA